GGATCGTGTGCTTGATTTTATCAGCGAAACGGCTGTTTATGAATCTGCGGCGGCAGCTTGCAGAATTGGGTATGCCGTTCCGGGCGGAAATTCCGGTTCACTGATGAGTTTTTCCCATCTGCTTGAAAAGTTCGTACATCTTGATTTTACCGAAGACGAAGCAATCCGCCACTGGGAGCGAATCCTGCTGGTGGCGCAGCAGCTCGAACGGAAGCTGGGGCAGCACGTAAGCGCCTATCTGGCTATCGTCGATTATTTTACTTCGGCGGAACATGTGTTCGATTCTCCGGTACTTATCGAAGTTCACGTACTCCGCAAAACGGAGGAACTGGCGATGCTGGACGGTTTAACCGGTGCTTTTAACCGGCGGTATATGGATGTCGCCTTGAAAAAGGAACTGAATCGGAGTACCCGTTACGGAAAGCAGTTTTCGCTTATCATTCTCGATATCGATGATTTTAAACGGCTGAACGATACGTACGGACACGAAGTAGGCGATATCGTTCTACAGGAATTTTCGGATGCCGCCAGAAGCGCCATACGGGAAGAGGACGTTTTTTGCCGGTACGGCGGGGAAGAATTTTTGGTTATTCTGCCGGAAACCGACACTTCCGGGGCGTACGTATTGGCGGAACGGATCAGACATCAGCTGGAAAGCGCGGCCATTCACGAAACGTACGGAATCACGTTTTCTGCGGGAACGGTTACGTATCCCGATTATGCGGATAATTCGGCCGATTTACTGCGGAGAGTTGACCGCGCGCTGTATCAGGCGAAGTTCAACGGTAAAAATCAGACTGTGTCGGCTGTCGCTGATACTCTATAAGCTGCGGAAGCGGTCTCCCGGTTCCGCATTGCACAAACCCCGATTTCAGGCTATACTGAATCCATATTTAACGTATATAAGGATTCTGTATGGCTATAAATTGCGGTATCGTCGGATTGCCGAACGTCGGTAAATCCACCATTTTTTCAGCGTTAACTTCTGCTCCCGCGGAAGCGGCGAATTATCCGTTCTGCACGATAAATCCGAACGTCGGAATCGTCGATCTGCCCGATGCCCGGCTCGATTTTTTGGCGAAAACGTTTGAAACCAAACGCAAAGTTCCCGCAACGGTCGAATTCGTCGATATAGCGGGATTGGTAAAAGGCGCTTCAAAAGGCGAAGGGCTGGGCAATCAGTTTTTGGCTCATATCCGTGAAGTCGGCGTTATCGCGCACGTCGTACGCTGCTTCGACAACCCCGACATCATTCACGTGAACAATAAAATCGATCCGGCCGACGATATTGAAACGATCAATATGGAACTTGCATTTGCGGATTTGGATACGGTCGATAAACGGATCGAAAAAGCAAACCGTTCGGCGCGCGTTATGGGAAAAGATGAACAGAAAAAGGCTGCGGTCGTGCTCGGTGCGCTGAATAAGATAAAACCGCTGCTTGAAAACGGCGAAGGTGCGCGCAAAGCCGAACTGTCCGACGATGAAAAGCTTGCCGTGTACGATTGCCATCTTATTACGATGAAGCCGCTCATGTACGTCTGTAACGTGGATGAAGACGGTATCAAAAACGGCAGCCCGTACGTGGACACCGTCAGAAAAATTGCGGAAACTCAGGGATCCGATGTGGTCG
This sequence is a window from Treponema brennaborense DSM 12168. Protein-coding genes within it:
- the ychF gene encoding redox-regulated ATPase YchF is translated as MAINCGIVGLPNVGKSTIFSALTSAPAEAANYPFCTINPNVGIVDLPDARLDFLAKTFETKRKVPATVEFVDIAGLVKGASKGEGLGNQFLAHIREVGVIAHVVRCFDNPDIIHVNNKIDPADDIETINMELAFADLDTVDKRIEKANRSARVMGKDEQKKAAVVLGALNKIKPLLENGEGARKAELSDDEKLAVYDCHLITMKPLMYVCNVDEDGIKNGSPYVDTVRKIAETQGSDVVVICGKFESELADMESPEEKLEFLAEIGLKESGLTTLARAAYHLMGLRTFFTAGADECRAWTIHAGDTAPNAAGVIHTDFEKGFIKAEVYRYEDLVEYGTEAKIREAGKYRVEGKEYTVQDGDVMFFKFNV
- a CDS encoding GGDEF domain-containing protein is translated as MNEDDSLMDRVLDFISETAVYESAAAACRIGYAVPGGNSGSLMSFSHLLEKFVHLDFTEDEAIRHWERILLVAQQLERKLGQHVSAYLAIVDYFTSAEHVFDSPVLIEVHVLRKTEELAMLDGLTGAFNRRYMDVALKKELNRSTRYGKQFSLIILDIDDFKRLNDTYGHEVGDIVLQEFSDAARSAIREEDVFCRYGGEEFLVILPETDTSGAYVLAERIRHQLESAAIHETYGITFSAGTVTYPDYADNSADLLRRVDRALYQAKFNGKNQTVSAVADTL